The Desulfuromonas versatilis genome has a segment encoding these proteins:
- a CDS encoding right-handed parallel beta-helix repeat-containing protein — translation MTLLSRIFRLAGVFLAVFLGGCLGGPVLVSGSLDGDVFWSGTIRIAGDVVLSEGSRLVIAPGTRVMFLPPRDGQDQWTDHPNFPGSELIIRGRVVAEGTAESPIEFRAGDPAAAPGSWGAINLEGSPEAVFRYCRFSQADSALHGRDSVVYVEHSLFEDNLVGIRFNNTQLLAEKNLLRRNGSAIRFHFGAPVICLNELADNQRAIFITSHPRDVRIEHNNILRSREYSVVFGEEVPEDVPLPHNYWGTMDPAVIEAGFFDGRREAHLGRVEYLPPAPGPVEGAGISWTP, via the coding sequence ATGACATTACTCTCGAGGATATTCAGGCTCGCCGGTGTTTTCCTGGCCGTGTTTCTGGGCGGCTGCCTTGGCGGTCCGGTTCTGGTCTCCGGTTCCCTGGACGGGGACGTATTCTGGAGCGGCACCATTCGAATCGCCGGGGACGTGGTGCTCAGCGAAGGCTCCCGCCTGGTCATCGCCCCGGGAACCCGGGTAATGTTCCTTCCTCCCCGGGACGGCCAGGACCAGTGGACCGACCATCCAAATTTTCCTGGCAGTGAACTGATCATTCGCGGCAGGGTGGTTGCCGAGGGGACCGCGGAATCCCCCATCGAGTTTCGCGCGGGCGATCCCGCGGCAGCGCCCGGAAGCTGGGGGGCCATCAACCTTGAGGGGAGTCCGGAGGCCGTTTTCCGCTACTGCCGCTTTTCCCAGGCCGACAGTGCCCTGCACGGCCGTGACTCGGTGGTTTACGTGGAGCACTCTCTTTTCGAGGACAACCTGGTCGGCATCCGTTTCAACAACACTCAACTGCTGGCCGAAAAAAACCTGCTGCGGCGCAATGGTTCGGCCATCCGCTTCCATTTCGGCGCTCCGGTAATCTGCCTCAACGAACTGGCGGATAACCAGAGAGCGATCTTTATCACCTCCCACCCACGCGATGTTCGTATCGAGCACAACAACATCCTGCGCAGTCGCGAGTACAGTGTGGTGTTCGGCGAGGAAGTCCCGGAGGACGTTCCCCTGCCCCACAATTACTGGGGCACCATGGATCCTGCAGTGATCGAGGCGGGCTTTTTCGATGGCCGGCGTGAGGCCCATCTGGGCAGGGTAGAGTATCTGCCTCCGGCGCCCGGGCCTGTCGAAGGGGCGGGTATTTCATGGACCCCGTGA
- a CDS encoding tetratricopeptide repeat protein, with translation MKKENILIVIIALLVGALVGILVTKGGKQSTPPSQTSVPAGPAVNSQQQIQMLEGILAKDPGNRNAWVELGNAYFDANNPMKSVEAYNKALEIDPNDPNVLTDQGVMFRSLGWFDRAIENFSKANQLNPSHHQSLFNLGIVYRYDLQDLQKAREAWTRYLEVNPSGPGADQIRREMSLLQTQPGSAPANQ, from the coding sequence ATGAAAAAAGAGAATATCCTGATTGTCATCATCGCCCTGCTGGTCGGGGCCCTGGTCGGCATTCTGGTCACCAAGGGCGGAAAGCAGTCGACGCCGCCTTCGCAGACCTCGGTCCCGGCAGGGCCGGCGGTCAACAGCCAGCAGCAGATCCAGATGCTCGAAGGCATCCTGGCCAAGGATCCGGGCAACCGCAATGCCTGGGTGGAGCTCGGCAATGCCTATTTCGACGCCAACAACCCGATGAAATCGGTGGAGGCCTACAACAAGGCGCTGGAGATTGATCCCAATGACCCCAACGTGCTGACCGACCAGGGGGTCATGTTCCGCAGCCTGGGCTGGTTCGACCGGGCCATCGAGAATTTCAGCAAGGCCAACCAGCTAAACCCTTCCCATCACCAGAGCCTCTTCAACCTGGGGATCGTCTATCGCTACGATCTGCAGGACTTGCAGAAGGCCCGGGAGGCCTGGACCCGCTACCTGGAGGTAAATCCGTCAGGGCCCGGGGCCGACCAGATCCGGCGGGAGATGTCGTTGCTCCAGACCCAGCCGGGCAGCGCCCCTGCCAACCAGTAA
- the secF gene encoding protein translocase subunit SecF, with amino-acid sequence MQIIRPDINFDFIGKSKAAIILSVVLILIGVASLLFKGGPNYGIDFAGGTLVQIQFAEPTSAGQIKEALKEVELGNVVVQQFGDDANEFLVRAQQTTTELKGLSQTVTEALEKVYGEGKVEVRRTEMVGPQVGKDLREKGLMAILYAMIGILIYITWRFEFRYGVGAIVALVHDVLITLGAFSLFNKEIDLPIIAAFLAIIGYSLNDTIIICDRIRENLGKHAKEGFAAIVNRSINETMSRTLLTSGTTLLVVAALFIFGGGVIHNFAFALLVGIIAGTYSTIFVVSPILIYWEGRKTGHAGKVPTKEKTA; translated from the coding sequence ATGCAAATCATCAGACCTGACATCAATTTTGATTTTATTGGCAAAAGCAAGGCCGCGATTATCCTTTCGGTGGTTCTGATCCTGATCGGGGTGGCCTCCCTGCTGTTCAAGGGCGGGCCCAACTATGGCATCGACTTCGCCGGGGGAACCTTGGTGCAGATCCAGTTCGCCGAACCGACCTCCGCGGGGCAGATCAAGGAGGCGCTCAAAGAGGTCGAACTCGGCAACGTGGTGGTCCAGCAGTTCGGCGACGACGCCAACGAGTTCCTGGTCCGGGCCCAGCAGACAACCACCGAGCTCAAGGGGCTCTCGCAGACCGTCACCGAGGCCCTCGAGAAGGTTTACGGCGAGGGTAAAGTGGAGGTGCGGCGCACCGAAATGGTCGGCCCCCAGGTCGGCAAGGATCTGCGCGAGAAGGGCCTGATGGCCATCCTTTACGCGATGATCGGCATCCTGATCTACATTACCTGGCGTTTCGAGTTCCGCTACGGGGTGGGGGCCATCGTCGCCCTGGTTCACGATGTGCTGATCACCCTCGGCGCCTTCTCCCTGTTCAACAAGGAGATCGACCTGCCGATCATCGCCGCGTTCCTGGCCATCATCGGCTATTCGCTCAACGACACCATCATCATTTGCGACCGGATCCGGGAAAACCTCGGCAAACACGCCAAAGAAGGTTTCGCCGCGATCGTCAACCGCAGCATCAACGAGACCATGTCCCGTACCCTGCTGACCTCCGGAACCACCTTGCTGGTGGTTGCGGCCCTGTTCATTTTCGGCGGCGGGGTGATCCACAACTTCGCCTTCGCCCTGCTGGTGGGGATCATCGCCGGGACCTACTCCACCATCTTTGTGGTCAGCCCGATCCTCATCTACTGGGAGGGGCGCAAGACCGGACATGCCGGGAAGGTCCCAACCAAGGAGAAGACGGCATGA
- the secD gene encoding protein translocase subunit SecD, whose translation MSKSVKYRGLLILLCLVVSFLALAPSFFKDSLPGWWTDAFDPIHLGLDLQGGMHLVLGVDVDKAVESRLDSVSDQAEALLNEKDIIFKRVERLPGERLAITVYDEAAGAQVDALMDTNFPTLEPMTLTDQGGYIQKNYRLSNNEITNIKDYAVRQALETMRNRVDQFGVSEPTLQRQSGNRILIQLPGVKDPDRAIALLGKTARLEFKMVAEEANPQEAVKGILPANTQLLFERRVDNRTGAVTETPIVVFDKTVLTGDLLADAQVRIDTRFNEPYVAIDFNSVGAKRFDQITAANVGKRMAIVLDDTVYSAPVIRERISGGSAQISGAFTEQEATDLAIVLRAGSLPAPVKILEDRTVGPSLGRDSINQGVLSVIIGGILVILAMALYYRLSGLVANLALVLNIVFIMAMLSLFKASLTLPGIAGIVLTVGMAVDANVLIFERIREELRLGKTPLNALDAGYSKALLTIVDANVTTLIAALVLFQFGTGPVKGFAVTLSIGILASMFTAIFVSRVVFDFFIEGRKVKRLSI comes from the coding sequence ATGTCCAAAAGCGTCAAATACCGGGGGCTTTTGATCCTGCTCTGCCTGGTTGTGTCCTTCTTGGCCCTCGCTCCCAGCTTTTTCAAGGATAGTCTTCCTGGCTGGTGGACCGATGCTTTCGATCCCATTCACCTGGGTCTCGACCTGCAGGGGGGGATGCATCTGGTCCTCGGCGTCGATGTCGACAAAGCCGTGGAGAGCCGTCTGGACAGCGTTTCCGATCAGGCCGAGGCTCTGCTCAACGAAAAGGACATCATCTTCAAGCGGGTGGAGCGCCTGCCCGGCGAGCGGTTGGCCATCACCGTCTATGACGAGGCCGCCGGGGCCCAGGTCGATGCCCTGATGGATACCAACTTCCCGACCCTGGAGCCGATGACCCTGACCGACCAGGGCGGATACATCCAGAAGAACTATCGACTCAGCAACAACGAGATCACCAATATCAAGGATTACGCGGTTCGCCAGGCGCTGGAGACCATGCGCAACCGCGTTGACCAGTTCGGCGTCAGCGAGCCGACCCTGCAGCGCCAGAGCGGCAACCGGATTCTGATCCAGCTCCCCGGCGTCAAGGACCCCGACCGGGCCATCGCCCTGCTCGGCAAAACCGCGCGGCTCGAATTCAAAATGGTCGCCGAGGAGGCCAACCCGCAGGAAGCGGTCAAGGGGATCCTGCCCGCGAATACCCAGTTGCTCTTTGAGCGGCGGGTGGACAACCGGACCGGTGCGGTAACCGAGACCCCTATCGTGGTTTTCGACAAGACCGTGCTGACCGGCGACCTGCTGGCCGATGCCCAGGTGCGCATCGATACCCGCTTCAACGAGCCCTATGTCGCCATCGACTTCAACTCGGTCGGTGCCAAGCGCTTCGACCAGATCACCGCGGCCAACGTCGGCAAACGCATGGCCATCGTGCTGGACGATACCGTCTATTCGGCACCGGTCATCCGCGAGCGCATTTCCGGCGGCAGCGCGCAGATCAGCGGCGCCTTCACCGAGCAGGAGGCCACGGATCTCGCCATCGTGCTGCGGGCCGGTTCCCTGCCGGCTCCGGTCAAGATCCTCGAGGACCGCACTGTGGGCCCCTCCCTGGGCAGGGACTCGATCAACCAGGGGGTGCTTTCGGTAATCATCGGCGGCATCCTGGTGATCCTGGCCATGGCTCTCTATTATCGGTTGTCCGGCCTGGTGGCTAATCTCGCCCTGGTGCTCAATATCGTCTTCATCATGGCCATGCTCTCGCTGTTCAAGGCTTCGCTGACCCTTCCCGGTATCGCCGGCATCGTGCTCACCGTGGGTATGGCGGTGGATGCCAACGTGCTCATCTTCGAGCGCATCCGTGAAGAGTTGCGGTTGGGCAAGACCCCTCTGAACGCTCTTGATGCCGGCTACAGCAAAGCCCTGCTGACCATTGTCGACGCCAACGTCACCACCCTGATCGCCGCCCTGGTGTTGTTCCAGTTCGGGACCGGACCGGTCAAGGGTTTCGCGGTGACCCTTTCCATCGGCATCCTGGCCTCCATGTTTACCGCGATCTTCGTTTCCCGGGTCGTTTTTGACTTCTTCATCGAGGGCCGCAAGGTGAAGCGGCTGAGCATCTGA
- the yajC gene encoding preprotein translocase subunit YajC: MNLFGVSEAFAMAGNAAGQQGGRSGYEGIIMLVIMFAIFYFLLIRPQQKRAKQHKELIESLKAGDQVVTAGGIHGKVVAVQDTVVTIEVATGVKIKVNRSSVVSARQDQ; the protein is encoded by the coding sequence ATGAATTTGTTTGGCGTTTCCGAGGCTTTTGCCATGGCAGGCAATGCTGCCGGGCAGCAGGGCGGCCGCTCCGGCTACGAAGGGATCATCATGTTGGTGATCATGTTCGCCATTTTCTATTTTCTGCTGATCCGCCCCCAGCAGAAAAGGGCGAAGCAGCACAAGGAGCTGATCGAGTCCCTCAAGGCGGGAGACCAGGTCGTCACCGCCGGGGGCATTCACGGCAAAGTGGTCGCCGTTCAGGACACCGTGGTCACCATCGAGGTGGCAACCGGGGTGAAAATCAAGGTGAATCGCTCTTCGGTGGTTTCGGCCCGGCAGGACCAGTAA
- the tgt gene encoding tRNA guanosine(34) transglycosylase Tgt has product MSREFSFDLLKQDDQSQARRGRVHTRQGTIETPVFMPVGTQGTVKAMLPESLKEVQAQIILANTYHLFLRPGHHLVQRLGGLHRFMNWDRPILTDSGGFQVFSLGDLRKISEEGVRFQSHLDGSSHTLTPESSIEVQQALGADIIMAFDECIPYPSSREYVLDSTRRSSRWARRCKQAHRAEDGSALFGIVQGGMHSDLRAASVEDLLEIGFHGYAVGGLSVGEEASLMYDVMDWTLPLLPADKPRYVMGVGTPENLIEGVSRGVDMFDCVMPTRNARNGVLFTTFGKISIKQARYLEDPLPIDPACGCYVCRNYSRAYLRHLYQSGEILASVLNTHHNLHYYLHLMEEVRQAIEAGRFLAFKNDFYRRRQAATPAAAEDAL; this is encoded by the coding sequence TTGTCCAGAGAGTTTTCCTTCGATCTTTTAAAACAGGATGACCAGAGCCAGGCCCGCCGGGGCCGAGTCCACACGCGGCAGGGGACCATCGAGACTCCGGTTTTCATGCCCGTCGGCACCCAGGGCACGGTCAAGGCCATGCTTCCGGAAAGCCTCAAGGAGGTGCAGGCGCAGATTATCCTGGCCAACACCTACCACCTGTTCCTGCGCCCCGGCCACCACCTGGTGCAGCGGTTGGGGGGGCTGCACCGCTTCATGAACTGGGACCGGCCTATTCTCACCGACAGCGGTGGTTTCCAGGTGTTCAGCCTGGGCGACCTGCGCAAGATCAGCGAGGAGGGGGTGCGTTTCCAGTCTCACCTGGACGGCTCCAGCCACACGCTGACCCCCGAGTCTTCCATCGAGGTTCAGCAGGCCCTCGGTGCGGACATCATCATGGCCTTCGACGAGTGCATTCCTTATCCCTCCTCCCGTGAATACGTGCTGGATTCCACCCGACGTTCCTCGCGCTGGGCGCGGCGCTGCAAGCAGGCGCATCGAGCCGAGGACGGGTCGGCCCTGTTCGGGATCGTGCAGGGCGGGATGCACAGCGACCTGCGCGCCGCCAGCGTCGAGGACCTGCTCGAAATCGGTTTCCACGGCTATGCCGTCGGCGGACTGTCGGTGGGTGAAGAAGCCAGCCTCATGTATGACGTGATGGACTGGACCCTTCCGCTGCTGCCGGCCGACAAGCCCCGCTACGTCATGGGGGTGGGCACTCCGGAGAACCTGATCGAGGGGGTCAGCCGTGGCGTCGACATGTTCGACTGCGTCATGCCGACCCGCAACGCCCGCAACGGGGTGCTGTTCACCACCTTCGGCAAGATCAGCATCAAGCAGGCGCGCTACCTCGAGGACCCGCTGCCCATCGATCCCGCTTGCGGCTGCTATGTTTGCCGCAACTACAGCAGGGCCTATCTGCGTCACCTGTACCAGAGTGGCGAAATCCTCGCCTCGGTGCTCAATACGCACCATAACCTGCACTATTATCTCCACCTGATGGAGGAAGTCAGGCAGGCCATCGAGGCGGGCAGATTTCTGGCATTCAAAAACGATTTTTACCGCAGGCGTCAGGCGGCTACCCCAGCTGCCGCAGAAGATGCTTTGTAA
- the queA gene encoding tRNA preQ1(34) S-adenosylmethionine ribosyltransferase-isomerase QueA, whose protein sequence is MQLSDFDFELPADQIAQYPPPRRGDSRLMTLDRKRRRVQSGKFSDIVDHFRSGDVLVYNDTKVIPARLLGSKQSGGKVEVFLVRRLVGEHEDWVCLTKCSKTPRPGTQLLLGNGELEGEVLEGGEPPFRHVRFHCRSAFGEVLERVGRIPLPPYIRRDDEDLDRDRYQTVFASSQGAVAAPTAGLHFTEPILAALREKGVRIVPVTLHVGLGTFFPVRTENLLEHQMHGEVFTVPETTAEEVNRARREGRRVVALGTTTTRTLEYSVDDQGRLLPGQGVTDLFIYPGFEFRIVDALVTNFHLPQSTLLVLVSAFAGRDFVLEAYRQAVREGYRFFSYGDCMLIA, encoded by the coding sequence ATGCAACTCAGCGATTTTGATTTCGAGCTTCCAGCAGACCAGATAGCCCAGTATCCGCCCCCCCGACGCGGCGACTCGAGGCTGATGACCCTGGACCGGAAACGGCGCCGGGTTCAATCGGGAAAATTTTCCGACATCGTCGATCATTTTCGAAGCGGCGATGTTCTGGTTTACAATGACACAAAGGTCATTCCGGCCCGATTGCTCGGTTCCAAGCAGAGCGGCGGGAAGGTAGAGGTCTTTCTGGTCCGCCGGCTGGTTGGCGAACACGAGGACTGGGTCTGTCTGACCAAATGCTCCAAGACCCCACGCCCCGGAACCCAGCTGCTGCTGGGGAACGGAGAGCTGGAAGGGGAAGTCCTGGAGGGGGGCGAGCCCCCCTTTCGACATGTCCGTTTCCATTGTCGGAGTGCCTTTGGCGAGGTGCTCGAAAGGGTCGGACGGATTCCGCTGCCGCCGTATATCCGGCGCGACGACGAGGATCTCGATCGTGACCGCTACCAGACGGTTTTCGCCAGCAGCCAGGGAGCGGTAGCCGCACCCACCGCCGGTCTGCATTTCACCGAGCCGATCCTCGCGGCGCTGCGCGAAAAGGGTGTGCGGATCGTTCCGGTTACGCTGCACGTAGGACTGGGGACCTTTTTCCCGGTGCGGACGGAAAACCTCCTCGAGCATCAAATGCACGGCGAGGTCTTCACTGTCCCCGAAACCACCGCGGAAGAAGTCAACCGGGCCAGGCGGGAGGGGCGGCGGGTGGTCGCCCTGGGTACGACAACCACCCGGACCCTTGAATACTCTGTCGACGACCAGGGGCGGCTGCTGCCCGGGCAGGGTGTTACCGACCTGTTCATCTACCCCGGTTTCGAATTCCGGATCGTGGATGCGCTGGTCACCAATTTTCATTTGCCCCAGTCGACCCTGCTGGTGCTGGTATCCGCCTTCGCCGGCCGGGATTTCGTGCTGGAGGCCTATCGTCAGGCGGTGCGCGAAGGCTACCGGTTTTTCAGTTATGGCGACTGCATGCTGATTGCCTGA
- a CDS encoding DUF2065 family protein, whose protein sequence is MEFWVQVLGVVLVLEGIPWFLSPAGMKRYLRRMLAAPEATLRGLGLMLMLAGLLAVYLVSG, encoded by the coding sequence ATGGAGTTCTGGGTCCAGGTTTTGGGCGTTGTTCTGGTGCTGGAGGGGATCCCCTGGTTTCTCTCTCCGGCGGGCATGAAGCGCTATCTGCGACGGATGCTGGCTGCCCCGGAAGCGACTCTGCGCGGTCTCGGCCTGATGCTGATGCTCGCCGGGTTGCTGGCGGTCTATCTGGTCAGTGGCTAG
- a CDS encoding HD domain-containing phosphohydrolase, which produces MNSLKIKILSITTIIMVMAVGLTAWHNLRTQQAMLAQIAIQNGRILGETIRNSIITDMANGENAAVGHILEKIKREPTIAAVRVFDDSGRVLISAAPEEIGDIVDAADLLAFRSGKTSYSIEKHGSSFHNTNLPIYNAPACYSCHGPEKEILGVLSVHLSLNALDSLQSAGREATFLSSVGMLIILILAISGFILFYVDSPIRKLVAAMTHLERGEFDRAEIKLTSSREMTQLSGKFNSMVERLKDLIQATVRHERELAISQEKLAHHDEIRNMNITLAERLKEIEYLNISLEERIEEIEEANYKIADLASDLENKNTNLERAVTRLSAIYKLGLAINSTMDLNQLFHLLVNRTVNTLKARVGYLLLLEKDTWSAKLAGATGLPPGVDPDMRLELKPGGVAYWAIRNCQPLLISSMNEAREFSRISRLGYTRETVICAPLLIKDEPIGAITIANKADNTAFSLDDLELLGTIAAQASIAIKNARLYEEQQQTYLNTVQALVSAIEASDAYTRGHSERVKRYSVALARRINLAPTTIKRLEQAAILHDIGKIGIDVALLNKRETLSLEDVDMLRQHPAIGGRILEPIQFLREVREIIEQHHERFDGGGYPHRLTGENISIEARILAVADTYDAMTSDRPYRKALSHQFALQEIASQAGSQFDPQVANAFLGMCQEEGFQPGLARTP; this is translated from the coding sequence ATGAATTCTCTGAAGATTAAAATCCTCAGCATTACCACGATCATCATGGTGATGGCGGTCGGGCTCACAGCCTGGCACAACCTGAGGACCCAACAGGCGATGCTGGCCCAGATCGCCATCCAGAACGGCCGCATCCTGGGCGAGACGATCCGCAACAGCATCATCACCGACATGGCCAATGGTGAGAATGCGGCCGTCGGCCACATACTGGAAAAAATCAAGAGGGAACCGACCATCGCGGCCGTCCGGGTGTTCGACGATTCCGGTCGGGTCCTGATTTCTGCGGCCCCGGAGGAAATCGGTGACATCGTCGATGCCGCCGACCTGTTGGCATTTCGCTCCGGGAAAACGTCCTATTCCATTGAAAAGCACGGCAGCAGCTTCCACAACACCAACCTTCCCATCTACAATGCTCCGGCCTGCTACAGCTGCCACGGTCCCGAGAAGGAAATCCTCGGTGTGCTGAGCGTGCATCTGTCGCTGAACGCCCTCGATAGTCTGCAGAGCGCCGGCCGCGAAGCCACTTTCCTGTCCTCCGTCGGCATGCTGATCATTCTCATCCTGGCCATTTCGGGCTTTATCCTGTTTTACGTCGACTCCCCCATCCGCAAACTGGTGGCTGCCATGACCCACCTGGAGCGGGGGGAATTCGACCGTGCCGAAATCAAGCTGACCAGCTCCCGGGAAATGACCCAGCTTTCCGGCAAATTCAATTCCATGGTAGAGCGGCTCAAAGACCTGATCCAGGCGACCGTACGCCATGAGCGGGAATTGGCGATAAGCCAGGAAAAACTGGCTCACCACGATGAAATCCGCAACATGAACATCACCCTCGCCGAACGGCTCAAGGAGATCGAGTATCTCAATATCAGCCTGGAGGAACGCATCGAGGAGATCGAGGAGGCCAATTACAAGATCGCGGACCTGGCCAGCGACCTCGAAAACAAGAACACCAACCTGGAACGGGCGGTAACCCGCCTCTCGGCTATCTACAAGTTGGGCCTGGCAATCAATTCAACCATGGATCTCAACCAGCTGTTCCATCTGCTGGTCAATCGCACGGTCAACACCCTCAAAGCCAGGGTCGGCTACCTGCTGCTGCTGGAGAAGGATACCTGGAGCGCAAAACTGGCCGGAGCGACGGGCCTGCCGCCTGGGGTCGATCCGGACATGCGCCTGGAGCTGAAACCCGGGGGGGTGGCCTACTGGGCGATAAGGAACTGCCAGCCCCTGCTGATTTCGAGCATGAACGAGGCGCGGGAATTCAGCAGGATCAGTCGCCTCGGCTATACCCGCGAAACGGTGATTTGCGCACCGCTGCTGATCAAGGACGAACCTATCGGCGCCATCACCATCGCCAACAAAGCCGACAATACCGCCTTCAGTCTGGATGATCTCGAGCTGCTTGGGACCATCGCCGCCCAGGCCAGCATCGCCATAAAAAATGCCCGGCTCTACGAGGAGCAGCAGCAAACCTACCTGAACACGGTCCAGGCCCTGGTTTCCGCCATCGAGGCCAGCGACGCCTATACCCGCGGGCATTCGGAGCGCGTCAAGCGCTACAGCGTTGCCCTGGCCAGACGCATCAACCTTGCCCCGACTACCATCAAACGCCTGGAACAGGCGGCCATTCTCCACGATATCGGAAAAATCGGCATCGATGTGGCGCTGCTCAACAAGCGGGAAACCCTCTCCCTTGAAGACGTCGACATGCTGCGCCAGCACCCGGCCATAGGGGGCCGGATCCTGGAACCCATCCAGTTCCTCAGGGAGGTGCGGGAAATCATCGAACAGCACCACGAACGTTTCGACGGTGGAGGCTACCCCCATCGCCTGACCGGCGAAAACATTAGCATAGAGGCCCGGATCCTCGCGGTCGCCGACACCTACGACGCCATGACCTCCGATCGCCCCTACCGCAAGGCACTCAGCCACCAGTTCGCCCTGCAGGAGATCGCCTCCCAGGCCGGCAGCCAGTTCGACCCCCAGGTCGCCAATGCGTTCCTTGGGATGTGCCAGGAGGAAGGTTTTCAACCCGGTCTTGCCAGAACCCCATGA